Below is a genomic region from Strigops habroptila isolate Jane unplaced genomic scaffold, bStrHab1.2.pri NW_022045634.1_ctg1, whole genome shotgun sequence.
GGGAGCGTTTTGCTCTTGGAACTCAGCTTGATGTCTACCACGGCCGTGTCAGCGTCGGCCACCGGCTGCAGCTTCACATACAGCCGCTTCTTCCGGGAGCCGCCGGGTCCTGCGGGACGAGCAGGCAGGAGGACCGGGGTCACCACCACTTGTCCGGCCCGGTCTTCTCCTGCTCCGGCGCTCGGGGCGGCACTTACGAGGCTCCGGGAACTCGGGGGCGCGGGTGTAGCCAGCGGGCTGCGGGCTCCGGTCGCTCAGCACCAGCACGTCGGTCACCACGGGCCCGGGAGGTGCCTGGATGGGACCGGGCCGGGACCTCAGCACCGGACTGGCCACAACCCTTCTGGCCCTCCCGGTCCCGGTTCCCCCCGCCCCACACCTGGGCTCTGCCGCCGCTCACGCACAGGTACCCGCCGCTCTTGTGCCCGAAGCCCTTGCCCAGGCTGGCCGCCGCGCCCTCCACGGTAACGCCGATCTGCGGACACACGGAGCGTCAGCCCGCGCTGGAACCGGGCGGCGCTACCGACatcacaccccccccccgcgcctACCACGGTCCAACCGGCGGGGGCCGCGTCGGGCGCAGCCGCCCAAGCCACGCCGGTGAGCGGCGCCTCgtccgccgccgccgccgccataGCACCCGCTTCCGCCGCGGAAGTGGCGGAGCTCCGCCCCCTCCCGTTACTGAGCAGCCATTGGACGAGCGCTGCGAAAGGCTGCGGCGATTGGCTGAAGCGCTCTGATTGACACACGCCCTGACCAGTAAACGGCGACCGACTCCAGGAGCGCCTTCAAACGCGGAAGCTTTTATTACAGCGGCCCCGGTGGCGCGGCCCCGCCGGTTCAGTCCAACGGCGGGCGCTGCCTCCGCGGCGGGCCCGCGATCAGCTTGCGCACGGGGGACTGCTCCAGCTGCCCGAAG
It encodes:
- the MVB12A gene encoding multivesicular body subunit 12A isoform X2, whose translation is MAAAAADEAPLTGVAWAAAPDAAPAGWTVIGVTVEGAAASLGKGFGHKSGGYLCVSGGRAQAPPGPVVTDVLVLSDRSPQPAGYTRAPEFPEPRPGGSRKKRLYVKLQPVADADTAVVDIKLSSKSKTLPHYTKAGAPAARCSIKRAASQHEALYDTSNIYGLSAMDGVPFTLHPKFDSRLRSGSNALLTDLNVKSLADIEAEYNYAFVVEKTAAARLPPSVC